TGGCGCGTAGCGTACAAATGAACCGGGCGGCGAACGGCGGACAGCCGAAGCGCGATATCACCCGGATCAGCAATACTGATTATGATATTCCCGATGGTTTTCGAGGTGAATGATGAAAACGCCGAACGATCTTTTCAGCCGCCTGAAAAAACTGATGCCGCATGAGGTGAAACCAAAATTCACCAGCGGTGAAGAACTGCTGGCCTGGAATCAGGAGCAGGGCCGTTTACGCTCCGAAGCCATTGTGCGTGAGAATCGTGCGATGAAGATGCAGCGTATTATGGGCCGCTCCGGTATCCGCGAACTGCATATGAATTGCTCGTTCGACAACTATCGGGTGGAAAACGAAGGGCAACGCAAAGCATTGAGCCTGGCGCGTGAGTACGCGGCGGGTTTTGATAACAGCATTTCCAGCTTTGTGTTTTCCGGCCGCCCTGGTACCGGCAAAAACCATCTGGCGGCAGCTATCGGTAATGACCTGATTCTGCGTGGTAAAAGCGTGCTGATTGTGACCGTAGCGGATTTGATGTCGAGCATGAAAGGCACCTTCAGCGGCGGCAGCGATATCACTGAAGAACGCCTGTTGCAGGATCTCAGTAATGTCGATCTGCTGGTGATCGATGAGATCGGCATGCAAAGCGAATCACGCTATGAAAAAGTGATCATTAACCAGATTGTCGATCGCCGATCCTCGTCCAAACGCCCGACGGGCATGTTGTCGAACCTCGACCCCGCCGGGATGAACACGCTGCTGGGCGAGCGCGTGATGGACCGTATGCGCCTCGGCAATAGCCTGTGGGTGCGCTTCGACTGGGAAAGTTACCGCAGCCGCGTACGCGGCGATGAATACTAATTCGCCAGCCTCACTTCATCAGGGTGCGCCACGTCAAAAATGCCAGCAAAGTCTGAGATAAAGCGCACCCGGACACTGCTACACTGAACCTCTTCCATTTTGCCGGGTGAGAAAGGCATGAAAGCGATGGGTAAAGGGCCGGCATTATTACGACTTAATAACCTGAAGCGGGTCATGACGCAGCTGCGTCAGACGCGGATAACCTCCCGCCAGGATCTGGCCCTGGCATTAAACCTCAGCAAAAATACCGTTTCGCTGATTGTGGATGATCTGCTGGAGCTGGGGGTGATTACCGAGCTGGGTCCGGTCAGTGTTGCCTCTGCCGGGCGTCCGAAGATTGAAATATCACTCAGGCCGGAAAAGCTGAAAAGCGCCGGTATCATGGTGGAACGCCAGACGATTCACTGGCAGGTATGTGACTATTTCTCGCAGGTGATTGCCGAACAGACCTGGCGCACCAAAACGGATGACCCCGCCGTGCTGTTGCAGGAGCTGGCGGAGTGCTGCCAGACGCTGGTCGCTGCCCATCCTGAATTAATTGGTATCGCGCTCGGATTTCCTGGCATCGTTGATCCCCAACGTGGCTGGATGCATTTCTCTTCCCATCTTGGCTGGCAGGATATTGATCTGCTGACGCCACTCAAAGCTGAAATCAGCCTGCCTTTGCGCATCATGAATAATGTTAAAGCGGCGGCGCTGTTGCCGGTGCAGCAACTGGCGCTGGATAAAAACCAGAGTCATTTTTATCTGCGCATAGCGGAGGGCATTGGCGGTGCGCTGGTACAGCAGGGCGAAGTGTTTACCGGCAGCAGCTGGACCGCAGGGGAAGTGGGCCATTTGACGGTGCAGCCGAATGGTGCGCGTTGCAGCTGCGGGCGTCTCGGTTGCCTGGAAGCGCTGGTCAGCCAGCCTGCGATTCAGCACCAGCTGGCCCAGCGAAAACCGGGTCTGCGTTGGCAGAATCGCGAGAGCGAACCGGCAATGGTCAGGGCGGTGATGAGTGAGGCTGGCGCGCAGCTCGGTAGCGCGTTGAGCCAGGTGATGCTGCTGCTCAATCCCGCCAGCATTA
This genomic stretch from Pantoea cypripedii harbors:
- a CDS encoding ROK family protein yields the protein MKAMGKGPALLRLNNLKRVMTQLRQTRITSRQDLALALNLSKNTVSLIVDDLLELGVITELGPVSVASAGRPKIEISLRPEKLKSAGIMVERQTIHWQVCDYFSQVIAEQTWRTKTDDPAVLLQELAECCQTLVAAHPELIGIALGFPGIVDPQRGWMHFSSHLGWQDIDLLTPLKAEISLPLRIMNNVKAAALLPVQQLALDKNQSHFYLRIAEGIGGALVQQGEVFTGSSWTAGEVGHLTVQPNGARCSCGRLGCLEALVSQPAIQHQLAQRKPGLRWQNRESEPAMVRAVMSEAGAQLGSALSQVMLLLNPASIMVDAQWNASPAFVQAVQQTAQASTLAFTFAHTALHFLPQRIDPANGLALAVIEQYEQRMG
- the dnaC gene encoding DNA replication protein DnaC, with the protein product MKTPNDLFSRLKKLMPHEVKPKFTSGEELLAWNQEQGRLRSEAIVRENRAMKMQRIMGRSGIRELHMNCSFDNYRVENEGQRKALSLAREYAAGFDNSISSFVFSGRPGTGKNHLAAAIGNDLILRGKSVLIVTVADLMSSMKGTFSGGSDITEERLLQDLSNVDLLVIDEIGMQSESRYEKVIINQIVDRRSSSKRPTGMLSNLDPAGMNTLLGERVMDRMRLGNSLWVRFDWESYRSRVRGDEY